One window from the genome of Bacillus weihaiensis encodes:
- a CDS encoding YczE/YyaS/YitT family protein has product MKRNKDVVKNLLRWIIFFVGLLIMSLGIVLTIKADLGVSSWDVLHIGLYYQFGLTIGSWTIIMGGLVLLGATILMKKRPQLGAFINMLTIGIFIDMFLFLPFLQTPKSFFGQLIMLVVGVVILGYGMGLYISAKCGAGPRDSLMIALVDKTGKSISSIRGTLEIIVLAVGWLLGGPVFIGTIVTTLSLGYIAGIMIPFCERTTNHLFLKLFEPNNTVHETYLDKRA; this is encoded by the coding sequence ATGAAGAGGAACAAAGACGTGGTTAAGAATTTACTGAGATGGATCATTTTTTTCGTTGGGCTCCTCATCATGTCTTTAGGAATTGTCCTTACAATAAAAGCTGATTTAGGAGTATCCTCTTGGGATGTTCTCCATATTGGATTATATTATCAATTCGGCTTAACAATTGGTTCATGGACCATCATTATGGGTGGACTCGTGCTATTAGGTGCGACCATTTTAATGAAAAAAAGACCACAACTTGGTGCTTTTATTAATATGCTAACAATTGGAATTTTTATAGATATGTTTCTTTTTTTACCATTTCTTCAAACACCGAAGTCATTCTTTGGTCAGCTTATCATGTTAGTTGTAGGAGTTGTCATATTAGGATATGGCATGGGGTTATATATATCAGCTAAATGCGGAGCTGGACCTAGGGATAGTTTAATGATTGCACTGGTAGATAAGACAGGAAAATCAATATCTAGTATAAGAGGAACGCTTGAAATCATTGTCTTAGCTGTAGGGTGGTTACTTGGTGGGCCTGTTTTCATCGGAACAATTGTAACCACTTTATCACTAGGCTATATCGCTGGAATCATGATTCCTTTTTGTGAAAGAACAACGAATCATTTATTTTTAAAGCTATTTGAGCCGAATAACACGGTACATGAAACCTATCTAGATAAAAGAGCTTAA
- the cymR gene encoding cysteine metabolism transcriptional regulator CymR yields MKISTKGRYGLTIMIELAKKHGEGPTSLKSIAQAHNLSEHYLEQLIAPLRNARLVKSIRGAYGGYILGDEPENITSGDIIRVLEGPISPVEVLEDEEPAKRELWIRIRDAVKDVLDNTTLEDLANHKDGDQEPYMFYI; encoded by the coding sequence ATGAAAATATCAACAAAAGGACGCTACGGATTAACTATCATGATTGAGCTTGCAAAGAAGCATGGGGAAGGACCTACTTCATTAAAGAGCATTGCTCAAGCACATAACTTATCTGAACATTACTTGGAGCAGTTAATTGCTCCTTTAAGGAATGCGAGACTTGTGAAAAGTATTCGTGGGGCGTATGGTGGGTATATTTTAGGAGATGAACCTGAAAATATAACATCAGGAGATATTATTCGTGTCTTAGAAGGACCAATTAGTCCTGTTGAGGTGCTAGAGGATGAAGAACCTGCTAAGAGAGAGCTGTGGATTCGTATTCGTGATGCGGTAAAGGACGTTCTTGATAATACCACACTAGAGGATCTTGCAAACCATAAAGATGGAGATCAAGAGCCTTATATGTTTTATATTTAA
- a CDS encoding cysteine desulfurase family protein, with translation MKRIYLDHAATSPMHPEVAEKMLVLMKESFGNPSSIHSFGRDARRILDESRRSLAKSIGAKPSELIFTSGGTEADNLAVIGTAFANKTLGNHIITTEIEHHAVLHACKFLEKNGFNVTYLPVDKSGYISVEQVKSNLTDQTILVSVMYGNNEVGTIQPIKEIGEVLKDHQAYFHTDAVQAYGIERLHVGELGVDLLTASSHKINGPKGVGFLYVRSGISLQPSLYGGEQELKRRAGTENVPGIYGFSLAASLSIKEPSQKQEFYQQCKDIMISVFKEQHLDYDVNSPSQGLAHVLNVYFPNTHIESLLVNLDISGIAASSGSACTAGSVDPSHVLVSMFGKDSDRLTSSVRFSFGYGTTLEDVRYAANEISKIVKRVTA, from the coding sequence ATGAAACGTATTTATCTTGACCATGCTGCTACTTCTCCTATGCACCCTGAAGTAGCGGAAAAAATGCTTGTGTTAATGAAAGAATCATTCGGAAATCCTTCAAGCATTCATTCATTTGGGAGAGACGCTAGAAGAATACTTGATGAATCAAGGAGAAGCCTTGCAAAGTCAATTGGTGCAAAACCTTCTGAGCTTATCTTTACAAGCGGCGGCACGGAAGCCGATAATTTAGCCGTTATAGGAACAGCCTTTGCTAATAAAACACTAGGAAATCATATTATCACAACAGAAATAGAGCATCATGCTGTTCTGCATGCATGTAAGTTTCTTGAAAAAAATGGGTTTAATGTTACCTATTTACCGGTTGATAAAAGTGGCTATATTTCGGTAGAGCAAGTAAAATCTAATCTAACGGATCAAACCATTCTAGTTTCCGTTATGTATGGTAATAATGAAGTTGGTACAATTCAGCCTATTAAAGAGATTGGTGAGGTTTTAAAAGACCACCAGGCTTATTTCCATACAGATGCGGTTCAAGCCTATGGTATAGAGAGATTACATGTTGGGGAATTAGGCGTTGATTTATTAACAGCTTCCTCCCACAAAATCAACGGGCCTAAGGGTGTAGGGTTTCTTTATGTAAGATCTGGTATTAGCTTACAACCTTCCTTATATGGTGGTGAACAGGAACTAAAACGTAGAGCTGGAACAGAAAATGTACCAGGAATTTATGGATTTAGTTTAGCGGCTTCCCTTTCAATTAAGGAGCCTAGCCAAAAACAAGAATTTTATCAACAGTGTAAAGACATTATGATAAGCGTATTTAAGGAACAACACCTTGATTATGACGTGAATAGCCCTTCTCAAGGTTTAGCACATGTGTTGAATGTGTATTTTCCAAACACACATATTGAATCACTTTTAGTGAATTTAGATATATCTGGTATTGCAGCATCAAGTGGATCCGCATGTACAGCTGGTTCTGTTGATCCTTCTCATGTCTTAGTGAGTATGTTCGGAAAAGATTCGGATCGGCTGACTTCATCCGTTCGTTTTAGTTTTGGGTATGGGACAACGCTTGAGGATGTTCGTTATGCAGCAAATGAAATTTCAAAGATAGTAAAGAGAGTAACAGCTTAG
- the mnmA gene encoding tRNA 2-thiouridine(34) synthase MnmA codes for MNRDPKDIRVVVGMSGGVDSSVAALRLKEQGYDVIGIFMKNWDDTDENGVCTATEDYNDVIEVCNQIGIPYYAVNFEKQYWEKVFTYFLDEYKAGRTPNPDVMCNKEIKFKAFLEHAMSLGADYLATGHYAQVEYRDGEYKMLRGVDDNKDQTYFLNQLGQEQLSKVMFPLGDIEKPKVREIAQKANLATASKKDSTGICFIGERNFKEFLSGYLPAQPGVMQTLDGEVKGKHDGLMYYTIGQRHGLGIGGSGDPWFAVGKDLKKNVLFVEQGFHNELLYSDSITATNISWVSDAAVSKVTCTAKFRYRQADSEVTVEMLDDQTAKVTFKEPIRAVTPGQAVVFYDGEVCLGGGTIDEVFKNGEKLWYVG; via the coding sequence ATGAATAGAGATCCTAAAGATATACGGGTTGTTGTAGGAATGTCGGGTGGAGTTGACTCATCCGTCGCAGCATTACGTTTGAAGGAACAAGGCTATGATGTCATCGGTATCTTCATGAAAAATTGGGATGATACGGATGAGAATGGTGTGTGTACAGCAACCGAAGATTATAATGATGTGATAGAAGTTTGTAATCAAATTGGAATTCCTTATTATGCGGTGAATTTCGAAAAACAATACTGGGAAAAGGTGTTTACTTATTTCCTAGATGAATATAAAGCAGGTAGAACACCGAATCCGGATGTTATGTGTAATAAAGAAATAAAGTTCAAGGCATTTCTCGAGCATGCAATGTCATTGGGAGCAGATTATTTAGCTACAGGACATTATGCACAAGTAGAGTATCGTGATGGGGAATATAAAATGCTTCGAGGCGTTGATGATAATAAAGATCAAACGTATTTCTTAAATCAACTTGGTCAAGAGCAATTATCAAAAGTTATGTTCCCATTAGGCGATATAGAGAAACCAAAAGTACGTGAAATCGCCCAAAAAGCAAACTTAGCAACTGCTTCAAAGAAAGATAGTACTGGCATTTGTTTCATCGGAGAACGTAATTTTAAAGAGTTTCTAAGTGGGTATTTACCTGCTCAACCTGGTGTCATGCAAACCCTAGATGGAGAAGTGAAAGGGAAGCATGATGGTTTAATGTATTATACAATTGGACAACGTCATGGTTTAGGAATTGGTGGTAGTGGTGATCCATGGTTTGCTGTTGGGAAAGACTTAAAGAAAAATGTCTTATTTGTAGAGCAAGGCTTCCATAACGAATTACTCTATTCAGATTCGATTACGGCAACTAATATTAGCTGGGTTTCAGATGCAGCTGTTTCAAAAGTTACGTGCACAGCAAAATTTAGATACCGTCAAGCAGATAGCGAAGTGACGGTAGAAATGCTAGACGATCAAACAGCAAAGGTTACATTTAAAGAGCCTATTCGAGCTGTTACTCCTGGACAAGCTGTCGTCTTTTATGATGGAGAGGTTTGCTTAGGCGGCGGTACTATAGATGAAGTATTTAAAAACGGTGAAAAGCTATGGTATGTAGGGTAA
- a CDS encoding tetratricopeptide repeat protein — protein MEHNQHGIEEMQKGHFEEAATAFSKAIEENPEDPISYINFGNLLSAVNEPEKALKFYEKAIEIDKDAATAFYGAGNVYFNQDNFNEAKNMYEKALKKGLDHSDVYFMLGMSFMNLEQNRLALPYLQRATELNSEDTDAKFQYGLCLAQHEMIDEAITQFNDVIQVDEKHADAFYNLGVAHAFKENQELAITMLEKALSIQPDHLLAGHALKIINSSIE, from the coding sequence ATGGAACACAATCAACATGGTATAGAAGAAATGCAAAAAGGTCATTTTGAAGAAGCTGCGACGGCTTTTTCGAAGGCAATTGAAGAAAACCCGGAGGATCCTATTAGCTATATTAATTTCGGAAACTTACTTTCTGCTGTTAATGAACCAGAAAAGGCTTTAAAGTTTTATGAAAAAGCAATTGAAATCGATAAAGATGCAGCCACAGCTTTTTATGGAGCCGGTAATGTTTATTTTAATCAAGATAACTTCAATGAGGCAAAAAATATGTATGAAAAAGCATTAAAAAAGGGTCTTGATCATAGTGACGTGTATTTTATGCTTGGTATGTCCTTTATGAATCTCGAGCAAAACCGTCTTGCTTTACCATACCTTCAGCGTGCAACAGAGTTAAACTCAGAAGATACTGATGCAAAATTTCAATATGGATTATGCTTAGCGCAGCATGAAATGATAGATGAAGCGATTACTCAATTTAATGACGTTATTCAAGTAGATGAGAAACACGCTGATGCGTTTTATAATTTAGGGGTAGCACATGCGTTTAAGGAAAATCAAGAACTTGCTATTACCATGCTTGAAAAGGCTCTATCTATTCAGCCTGATCACTTGTTGGCTGGGCATGCTTTAAAGATAATTAATTCCTCTATAGAATAG
- a CDS encoding ATP-dependent RecD-like DNA helicase — protein sequence MQESADLFEENERFVKGLVKVVIFHNEQNLYSVLKVRVQETSEEIDDKEITVTGYFPTLHEDETYTFFGSFTNHPKFGLQFQTEHFRKEIPQTKEGVIQYLSSDLFKGIGKKTAEAIVDHLGESAISKILQNPAVLDAIPKVKKEKAKQLVEALVSHQGLEQVMISLNQVGFGPQLAMKIYQTYQDETLSVIQQNPYQLVQDVEGIGFIRADELGQQIGISVKSPERIKAACHYIIEQLSLQDGHVFIKLEQLIIETKKLLDHSSQERIVETEISNEIIALTEEGKVIVEEDRAYLPSLFYAEQGLVKNIKRILDQTEYEDLFPESEFLLSLGNLEERLKVQYAPTQKDAIQKALMSPMLLLTGGPGTGKTTVIKGIVELYADLHGCSLEPQDYKKEEPFPIVLVAPTGRAAKRMSEATGLPAVTIHRLLKWNGSDGFEHDENNPIAGKLLIVDEVSMVDIWIANQLFKAVPENMQVIMVGDEDQLPSVGPGQVLRDLLASSMIPTVRLTDIYRQAEGSSIIELAHEIKHGTLPTNIAVPTSDRSFIQCSQAQMKDVIEKVIKSAIKKGYTSKDIQILAPMYRGPAGIDQLNKLVQELFNPKASTKRELKFGDVVYRNGDKILQLVNQPDQNVFNGDIGEIVSIFYAKENTEKEDMIVISFDGNEVTYTKQDFHQFTHAFCCSIHKSQGSEFPIVILPILKSYFRMLRRNLIYTAITRSKRSLILCGEREALQWGISNNDSSERQTSLKRKLSGNEEVDELQKHLPFPVKDANIGMENITPYDFMVES from the coding sequence ATGCAGGAGAGTGCAGATTTATTTGAGGAAAATGAACGTTTCGTAAAAGGGCTTGTAAAGGTTGTAATCTTTCATAATGAACAAAACCTTTACTCCGTTTTAAAAGTAAGAGTTCAAGAAACAAGTGAAGAAATAGATGATAAAGAAATAACTGTAACGGGCTATTTTCCAACCCTGCATGAAGATGAGACCTATACATTTTTTGGGTCTTTTACAAACCACCCAAAATTTGGCCTTCAGTTTCAAACAGAGCACTTTCGGAAGGAAATTCCCCAAACGAAGGAAGGGGTTATTCAATACTTATCAAGTGACCTTTTTAAAGGGATAGGGAAAAAGACAGCTGAGGCGATTGTTGATCATTTAGGTGAATCAGCGATTTCTAAAATCCTTCAAAATCCTGCTGTGTTAGACGCTATTCCTAAAGTGAAAAAAGAAAAGGCGAAACAGCTTGTAGAAGCATTAGTTTCTCATCAAGGGCTTGAGCAGGTTATGATTTCTCTCAATCAAGTAGGGTTTGGGCCACAGCTTGCCATGAAAATCTATCAAACCTATCAGGATGAAACATTATCCGTTATACAGCAGAATCCATATCAGCTTGTTCAGGATGTTGAGGGAATAGGGTTTATTCGTGCGGATGAATTAGGACAACAGATTGGGATCTCGGTAAAGAGTCCAGAAAGAATCAAAGCTGCTTGTCATTACATTATTGAACAGCTAAGTCTGCAAGATGGACATGTCTTTATTAAGCTAGAGCAATTAATTATTGAAACGAAAAAGCTACTAGATCATTCGAGTCAAGAGCGAATTGTGGAAACAGAGATTTCAAATGAAATCATTGCTTTAACGGAAGAGGGAAAAGTGATTGTGGAAGAGGATCGAGCATATTTGCCCTCACTCTTTTATGCGGAACAAGGTCTAGTTAAGAATATAAAAAGAATTCTTGATCAAACAGAGTATGAGGATCTCTTTCCAGAATCTGAATTTTTACTCTCTCTAGGGAACCTAGAAGAAAGGCTGAAGGTTCAATATGCTCCAACCCAAAAGGATGCGATTCAGAAAGCCTTAATGTCTCCGATGCTATTATTAACCGGTGGACCAGGTACTGGTAAAACAACAGTTATTAAAGGGATAGTTGAGCTTTATGCTGATTTGCATGGTTGTTCACTTGAACCTCAGGATTATAAAAAAGAAGAGCCCTTTCCAATTGTCCTTGTTGCACCAACAGGAAGAGCTGCAAAAAGAATGAGTGAAGCAACAGGTTTACCTGCTGTAACCATTCATCGTCTCCTAAAGTGGAATGGATCTGATGGTTTCGAGCATGATGAAAATAACCCTATAGCTGGAAAATTACTAATTGTTGATGAAGTTTCGATGGTGGATATTTGGATAGCGAACCAGCTATTCAAAGCAGTACCTGAAAACATGCAGGTTATTATGGTTGGTGATGAGGATCAGCTTCCTTCAGTAGGGCCCGGACAAGTTTTGCGTGATTTATTAGCTTCTTCCATGATTCCAACGGTCCGATTAACCGATATCTATCGTCAAGCCGAAGGCTCTTCTATAATTGAATTAGCCCATGAAATTAAGCATGGAACGTTACCTACGAACATTGCTGTTCCGACGTCAGACCGCTCATTTATTCAATGTTCTCAAGCACAAATGAAGGACGTAATAGAAAAGGTTATAAAAAGTGCAATTAAAAAAGGTTATACATCAAAGGATATTCAAATCTTAGCACCGATGTACAGAGGCCCAGCAGGAATTGATCAACTAAACAAACTTGTACAGGAACTGTTTAACCCGAAAGCTTCAACCAAACGAGAATTAAAGTTTGGGGACGTCGTTTATAGAAACGGTGATAAAATCCTTCAGCTTGTCAACCAACCCGATCAAAATGTCTTTAACGGAGATATTGGTGAAATTGTTTCTATTTTTTATGCAAAAGAGAATACGGAAAAAGAAGATATGATCGTCATTTCGTTTGATGGAAATGAAGTGACTTATACAAAGCAGGATTTTCACCAATTTACACATGCTTTTTGTTGTTCAATTCATAAATCTCAAGGCAGTGAGTTCCCAATTGTTATCCTGCCAATTTTAAAAAGCTACTTTAGGATGCTTCGACGTAACCTTATTTATACAGCTATTACAAGAAGTAAACGATCCTTAATTCTTTGTGGTGAAAGAGAAGCACTACAATGGGGAATTTCTAATAATGATAGTTCTGAAAGACAAACATCATTAAAACGAAAATTAAGTGGCAATGAGGAAGTAGATGAATTGCAAAAACATTTGCCGTTCCCAGTAAAGGACGCAAATATTGGAATGGAAAACATCACTCCATATGACTTTATGGTGGAAAGCTAA
- a CDS encoding transposase — translation MEKSDRKIRKKIRERLQSEEGRKLYSQRTCDVESVFGQIKHNQQFRRFSIRGLQKNTIEWGLLCVAHNCKKMQKTIKRTKEKEENGNQ, via the coding sequence TTGGAGAAAAGCGACAGAAAAATACGAAAAAAGATTCGTGAACGTCTTCAGAGTGAAGAAGGACGAAAATTATATAGCCAACGAACATGTGATGTAGAAAGTGTATTTGGACAAATAAAACATAATCAGCAGTTCAGACGCTTTTCAATTCGTGGCCTCCAAAAAAATACGATTGAATGGGGGCTTCTTTGCGTTGCACATAACTGTAAAAAAATGCAGAAAACAATAAAAAGAACGAAAGAAAAAGAGGAAAATGGAAACCAATAA